A single genomic interval of Homo sapiens chromosome 15, GRCh38.p14 Primary Assembly harbors:
- the SCAMP5 gene encoding secretory carrier-associated membrane protein 5 has translation MAEKVNNFPPLPKFIPLKPCFYQDFEADIPPQHVSMTKRLYYLWMLNSVTLAVNLVGCLAWLIGGGGATNFGLAFLWLILFTPCSYVCWFRPIYKAFKTDSSFSFMAFFFTFMAQLVISIIQAVGIPGWGVCGWIATISFFGTNIGSAVVMLIPTVMFTVMAVFSFIALSMVHKFYRGSGGSFSKAQEEWTTGAWKNPHVQQAAQNAAMGAAQGAMNQPQTQYSATPNYTYSNEM, from the exons ATGGCAG AGAAAGTGAACAACTTCCCACCATTGCCCAAATTCATCCCGCTGAAGCCATGTTTCTACCAAGACTTCGAGGCAGATATTCCTCCCCAGCATGTCAGCATGACCAAGCGCCTCTACTACCTCTGGATGT TGAACAGCGTCACGCTGGCCGTGAACCTGGTGGGCTGTCTCGCGTGGCTGATCGGAGGCGGGGGAGCCACCAACTTTGGCCTCGCCTTTCTCTGGCTCATCCTCTTCACACCCTGCTCCTACGTCTGCTGGTTTCGGCCCATTTACAAGGCCTTCAA GACTGACAGCTCCTTCAGTTTCATGGCATTCTTCTTTACCTTCATGGCTCAGTTGGTCATCAGCATCATCCAGGCCGTGGGCATCCCAGGCTGGGGCGTCTG CGGCTGGATTGCTACCATCTCCTTCTTCGGAACGAACATTGGCTCGGCGGTGGTGATGCTAATTCCCACTGTCATGTTCACAGTGATGGCCGTCTTTTCCTTCATCGCCCTCAGCATG GTTCATAAATTTTACCGGGGAAGTGGGGGGAGTTTCAGCAAAGCTCAGGAGGAGTGGACCACAGGGGCCTGGAAGAATCCACATGTGCAGCAGGCAGCCCAGAACGCAGCCATGGGGGCAGCCCAGGGTGCCATGAATCAGCCTCAGACTCAGTATTCCGCCACCCCCAATTACACGTACTCCAATGAGATGTGA
- the SCAMP5 gene encoding secretory carrier-associated membrane protein 5 isoform X1, giving the protein MPPRPEPRPRTDAGPPVAAPSRFRTKRCGQATGPAGNIMAEKVNNFPPLPKFIPLKPCFYQDFEADIPPQHVSMTKRLYYLWMLNSVTLAVNLVGCLAWLIGGGGATNFGLAFLWLILFTPCSYVCWFRPIYKAFKTDSSFSFMAFFFTFMAQLVISIIQAVGIPGWGVCGWIATISFFGTNIGSAVVMLIPTVMFTVMAVFSFIALSMVHKFYRGSGGSFSKAQEEWTTGAWKNPHVQQAAQNAAMGAAQGAMNQPQTQYSATPNYTYSNEM; this is encoded by the exons atgccaccacgcccag AACCCCGACCAAGAACAGATGCCGGGCCCCCAGTCGCTGCCCCATCAAGG TTCAGGACAAAGAGGTGTGGGCAGGCCACTGGGCCAGCTGGTAACATCATGGCAG AGAAAGTGAACAACTTCCCACCATTGCCCAAATTCATCCCGCTGAAGCCATGTTTCTACCAAGACTTCGAGGCAGATATTCCTCCCCAGCATGTCAGCATGACCAAGCGCCTCTACTACCTCTGGATGT TGAACAGCGTCACGCTGGCCGTGAACCTGGTGGGCTGTCTCGCGTGGCTGATCGGAGGCGGGGGAGCCACCAACTTTGGCCTCGCCTTTCTCTGGCTCATCCTCTTCACACCCTGCTCCTACGTCTGCTGGTTTCGGCCCATTTACAAGGCCTTCAA GACTGACAGCTCCTTCAGTTTCATGGCATTCTTCTTTACCTTCATGGCTCAGTTGGTCATCAGCATCATCCAGGCCGTGGGCATCCCAGGCTGGGGCGTCTG CGGCTGGATTGCTACCATCTCCTTCTTCGGAACGAACATTGGCTCGGCGGTGGTGATGCTAATTCCCACTGTCATGTTCACAGTGATGGCCGTCTTTTCCTTCATCGCCCTCAGCATG GTTCATAAATTTTACCGGGGAAGTGGGGGGAGTTTCAGCAAAGCTCAGGAGGAGTGGACCACAGGGGCCTGGAAGAATCCACATGTGCAGCAGGCAGCCCAGAACGCAGCCATGGGGGCAGCCCAGGGTGCCATGAATCAGCCTCAGACTCAGTATTCCGCCACCCCCAATTACACGTACTCCAATGAGATGTGA
- the SCAMP5 gene encoding secretory carrier-associated membrane protein 5 isoform X2 encodes MEFRTKRCGQATGPAGNIMAEKVNNFPPLPKFIPLKPCFYQDFEADIPPQHVSMTKRLYYLWMLNSVTLAVNLVGCLAWLIGGGGATNFGLAFLWLILFTPCSYVCWFRPIYKAFKTDSSFSFMAFFFTFMAQLVISIIQAVGIPGWGVCGWIATISFFGTNIGSAVVMLIPTVMFTVMAVFSFIALSMVHKFYRGSGGSFSKAQEEWTTGAWKNPHVQQAAQNAAMGAAQGAMNQPQTQYSATPNYTYSNEM; translated from the exons ATGGAG TTCAGGACAAAGAGGTGTGGGCAGGCCACTGGGCCAGCTGGTAACATCATGGCAG AGAAAGTGAACAACTTCCCACCATTGCCCAAATTCATCCCGCTGAAGCCATGTTTCTACCAAGACTTCGAGGCAGATATTCCTCCCCAGCATGTCAGCATGACCAAGCGCCTCTACTACCTCTGGATGT TGAACAGCGTCACGCTGGCCGTGAACCTGGTGGGCTGTCTCGCGTGGCTGATCGGAGGCGGGGGAGCCACCAACTTTGGCCTCGCCTTTCTCTGGCTCATCCTCTTCACACCCTGCTCCTACGTCTGCTGGTTTCGGCCCATTTACAAGGCCTTCAA GACTGACAGCTCCTTCAGTTTCATGGCATTCTTCTTTACCTTCATGGCTCAGTTGGTCATCAGCATCATCCAGGCCGTGGGCATCCCAGGCTGGGGCGTCTG CGGCTGGATTGCTACCATCTCCTTCTTCGGAACGAACATTGGCTCGGCGGTGGTGATGCTAATTCCCACTGTCATGTTCACAGTGATGGCCGTCTTTTCCTTCATCGCCCTCAGCATG GTTCATAAATTTTACCGGGGAAGTGGGGGGAGTTTCAGCAAAGCTCAGGAGGAGTGGACCACAGGGGCCTGGAAGAATCCACATGTGCAGCAGGCAGCCCAGAACGCAGCCATGGGGGCAGCCCAGGGTGCCATGAATCAGCCTCAGACTCAGTATTCCGCCACCCCCAATTACACGTACTCCAATGAGATGTGA